Proteins encoded by one window of Pseudochaenichthys georgianus chromosome 9, fPseGeo1.2, whole genome shotgun sequence:
- the LOC117452017 gene encoding AP2-associated protein kinase 1-like isoform X6, whose protein sequence is MKKFFDSRRELVSSGPGSGAGGGGAGSGGGDSFIGRVFTIGRYQVTVEEIVAEGGFAIVFLVRTHQGVRCALKRMYVNNDNDLQVCQLEIQIMRDLVGNKNIVGFLDSSITAVGAGDVWEVLILMDFCRGGQVVNLMNQRLQTGFTEAEVLQIFCDTCEALARLHQCNTPIVHRDLKVENILLHDRGHYVLCDFGSATNRFQNPQTEGVPVVEEEIKKYTTLSYRAPEMVNLYAGMIITTKADIWAMGCLLYKLCYFTVPFGESQVAICDGSFTIPDNSRYSQDMHCLIRYMLEPDPDKRPDIYQISYFAFKLARRECPVPNVHNSPIPAKLPEPIRASDAVAKKSHIKARLSDPTPTLETSIAPRQRPKAGQAQPQPISCILPIQPALTPRKRPNVSSGAPQAIGVGINVPPPAAAAVQAAQQTPAAPQTPPTANMQPQATPQHQQLLMKQQQAAAFLSPQSNQQQQQQQQQQQHVAPVHEPTASHLTPIPESAAVGPSADPETAGRLIHKVGSLTPPSSPKMAPKSGHRRILSDVTHSAVFGVPVSKSTQLLQAAAAEASLNKSKSASTTPSGSPCSSQQSVYHPGDSDAKSAPTAANNQPSWNPFGDDNFSKLTAEELLNKDFAKLAETAAPGEKVTGSNENLISGINAFPVNSEMCVDSLIPGLEAPRRHSGQPELIPASITDSLTGEDSLLGCDLFSRATLHGNQCVSALPPSSSSAPPGSCLEELPAAQTASDSTFLMSCGEKGNDDEFDPIPVLISKNSNQDAPGESNGYSVLGEGQETEPRDFEANQVCVHSSDDEEEEEEEEEEAHEEEQQDEEAVENDTAALDCSGSRPLLMDSEDEEEPGLALSSSPDPSAAPTQPPTFHQPPPSTFFQNHVHEPAKAADAAADVFSKAPFPITQDESADVFANAPFPCAYVAAPPQPFDVFAQAPFGKRKEAAGSLPSFPHLVTPDPGALGQVAQQPFRPQALAKYSRHFEGPAPQLPVAAQRIASNAASVPAGPLHSWTSEVGAVDPFISAPFHFKAPQEKP, encoded by the exons ATGAAGAAATTCTTTGACTCTCGTCGGGAGTTGGTGAGCTCCGGGCCTGGATCTGGAGCCGGTGGAGGAGGCGCTGGATCCGGCGGCGGAGACAGCTTCATCGGACGGGTCTTCACCATTGGACGGTATCAGGTGACCGTGGAGGAAATTGTCGCAGAAG GAGGTTTTGCCATAGTTTTTCTGGTGCGGACTCATCAAGGCGTACGTTGTGCGCTCAAACGGATGTATGTCAACAATGACAATGATCTGCAAGTCTGTCAACTTGAGATTCAGATCATG AGGGACCTAGTGGGCAACAAAAACATAGTTGGTTTCCTGGACTCCAGCATTACAGCAGTTGGAGCTGGCGATGTTTGGGAAGTCCTAATCTTAATGGACTTCTGTCGAG GTGGGCAGGTGGTTAACCTAATGAACCAGCGGCTGCAGACGGGCTTCACTGAGGCCGAGGTGCTTCAGATCTTTTGTGACACGTGCGAGGCGCTCGCTCGTCTCCACCAGTGCAATACTCCAATCGTCCATCGAGATCTTAAG GTGGAAAATATCCTTCTGCACGACCGGGGACATTATGTGCTCTGTGATTTTGGAAGTGCCACCAACCGCTTCCAAAACCCTCAGACAGAGGGGGtgccagtggtggaggaggaaatCAAAAA GTACACGACTCTGTCATACCGCGCTCCAGAGATGGTCAACCTCTACGCTGGAATGATTATCACTACAAAGGCTGACATTTGG GCCATGGGTTGTCTACTCTACAAGCTGTGCTACTTCACGGTTCCTTTCGGGGAGAGCCAGGTGGCTATCTGTGATGGAAGTTTCACTATTCCAGACAACTCCCGCTATTCCCAGGACATGCACTGTCTCATCA GATACATGCTGGAACCTGACCCAGATAAGAGACCAGACATCtaccaaatatcctactttgcCTTTAAACTGGCTAGACGAGAGTGTCCAGTCCCGAATGTACAT AATTCCCCGATTCCCGCAAAACTTCCCGAGCCCATCAGAGCCAGTGACGCAGTGGCCAAAAAGAGTCATATCAAAGCCAG GCTCTCAGACCCCACTCCTACCTTGGAAACCTCAATCGCACCTCGCCAACGACCCAAAGCTGGCCAGGCTCAACCTCAGCCGATATCATGCATCCTCCCCATCCAGCCAGCTCTCACCCCCCGCAAGAGACCCAATGTGTCCTCTGGAGCCCCCCAGGCCATAG GTGTTGGTATCAATGtccctcctccagctgcagccgCTGTCCAAGCAGCTCAACAGACTCCTGCTGCCCCTCAGACCCCTCCGACCGCCAACATGCAGCCGCAGGCGACCCCTCAGCACCAGCAGCTCCTCATGAAGCAACAGCAAGCCGCCGCCTTCCTGAGTCCACAGAGCAACCAGCAG cagcagcagcagcagcagcagcagcagcatgtagCTCCTGTCCATGAACCCACAGCTTCTCACCTGACCCCCATCCCAGAGTCTGCAGCGGTTGGTCCCTCGGCGGACCCAGAG ACGGCCGGCCGGTTGATTCACAAAGTCGGCTCCCTGACACCCCCCTCGTCGCCAAAGATGGCCCCGAAGAGCGGCCACCGACGCATATTGAGCGATGTCACTCACAGCGCCGTGTTCGGGGTCCCAGTCAGCAAGTCCACCCAGCTCCTGCAGGCGGCCGCAGCTGAGGCCAGCCTCAACAAGTCCAA ATCAGCCAGCACGACTCCCTCCGGCTCCCCCTGCTCGTCCCAGCAGAGCGTCTATCATCCAGGTGACTCTGACGCCAAATCCGCCCCAACTGCAGCCAACAATCAGCCCAGCTGGAACCCCTTTGGGGACGATAACTTCTCCAAGCTCACAGCCGAGGAGCTGCTCAACAAAGACTTTGCAAAGCTCGCCGAGA CTGCTGCGCCAGGAGAGAAGGTCACGGGCTCCAATGAAAATCTCATATCCGGGATCAATGCTTTTCCTG TGAACTCGGAGATGTGTGTGGATTCACTGATTCCCGGGTTGGAAGCCCCCCGGCGACACTCGGGCCAGCCTGAGCTCATCCCCGCCAGCATAACAG ACTCTCTCACTGGGGAGGACTCTCTGCTGGGCTGTGATCTGTTCTCTCGTGCTACTCTTCACGGAAACCAGTGTGTTTCTGCTCTcccaccctcctcctcctcagctcCTCCTGGATCCTGTCTGGAGGAGCTGCCGGCTGCTCAGACAGCTTCTG ACTCTACTTTCCTCATGTCGTGTGGGGAGAAGGGCAATGACGACGAGTTTGACCCTATTCCTGTGCTCATCTCCAAAAACTCAAACCAAG ATGCTCCAGGTGAGAGTAATGGCTACTCTGTGCTTGGGGAGGGACAGGAGACTGAACCTCGAGATTTTGAAGCAAACCAGGTCTGTGTGCACTCCAGcgatgatgaagaggaagaggaggaggaagaagaagaagcccaTGAAGAGGAGCAGCAGGATGAGGAAGCCGTTGAGAATGACACAGCAGCTCTGGACTGCAGCGGCTCCAGACCTCTGCTGATGGACTCGGAGGACGAAGAAGAACCCGGCTTAGCCCTCAGCTCGTCGCCGGACCCCAGCGCTGCACCAACACAACCACCTACCTTCCACCAACCTCCTCCGAGCACATTCTTTCAGAATCATGTACACGAGCCAGCGAAAGCGGCAGATGCTGCTGCCGATGTTTTCTCCAAAGCCCCTTTTCCCATCACACAAGATGAATCGGCCGATGTGTTCGCCAACGCTCCGTTTCCATGCGCCTACGTTGCGGCGCCGCCGCAGCCGTTCGATGTGTTTGCTCAGGCTCCGTTTGGGAAGAGAAAGGAGGCCGCAGGGTCTCTGCCCTCGTTCCCTCATCTCGTGACCCCCGACCCAGGAGCGCTGGGACAAGTTGCCCAACAGCCTTTCCGCCCACAAGCTCTGGCCAAATATTCGCGACACTTTGAGGGACCCGCGCCCCAGCTGCCAGTAGCAGCTCAGCGCATCGCTTCGAACGCGGCCTCAGTGCCTGCTGGACCTCTTCACTCATGGACCTCAGAAGTGGGCGCTGTGGACCCTTTCATCTCGGCGCCCTTTCACTTCAAGGCCCCGCAAGAAAAGCCCTAA
- the LOC117452017 gene encoding AP2-associated protein kinase 1-like isoform X1, which yields MKKFFDSRRELVSSGPGSGAGGGGAGSGGGDSFIGRVFTIGRYQVTVEEIVAEGGFAIVFLVRTHQGVRCALKRMYVNNDNDLQVCQLEIQIMRDLVGNKNIVGFLDSSITAVGAGDVWEVLILMDFCRGGQVVNLMNQRLQTGFTEAEVLQIFCDTCEALARLHQCNTPIVHRDLKVENILLHDRGHYVLCDFGSATNRFQNPQTEGVPVVEEEIKKYTTLSYRAPEMVNLYAGMIITTKADIWAMGCLLYKLCYFTVPFGESQVAICDGSFTIPDNSRYSQDMHCLIRYMLEPDPDKRPDIYQISYFAFKLARRECPVPNVHNSPIPAKLPEPIRASDAVAKKSHIKARLSDPTPTLETSIAPRQRPKAGQAQPQPISCILPIQPALTPRKRPNVSSGAPQAIGVGINVPPPAAAAVQAAQQTPAAPQTPPTANMQPQATPQHQQLLMKQQQAAAFLSPQSNQQQQQQQQQQQHVAPVHEPTASHLTPIPESAAVGPSADPETAGRLIHKVGSLTPPSSPKMAPKSGHRRILSDVTHSAVFGVPVSKSTQLLQAAAAEASLNKSKSASTTPSGSPCSSQQSVYHPGDSDAKSAPTAANNQPSWNPFGDDNFSKLTAEELLNKDFAKLAETAAPGEKVTGSNENLISGINAFPAERPSDIMSAGSAVLPAPDPFNPLSLSDTAEKLIEGLKSPESSLLLADLLTPANPFNSYSESSSHVNSEMCVDSLIPGLEAPRRHSGQPELIPASITDSLTGEDSLLGCDLFSRATLHGNQCVSALPPSSSSAPPGSCLEELPAAQTASDSTFLMSCGEKGNDDEFDPIPVLISKNSNQDAPGESNGYSVLGEGQETEPRDFEANQVCVHSSDDEEEEEEEEEEAHEEEQQDEEAVENDTAALDCSGSRPLLMDSEDEEEPGLALSSSPDPSAAPTQPPTFHQPPPSTFFQNHVHEPAKAADAAADVFSKAPFPITQDESADVFANAPFPCAYVAAPPQPFDVFAQAPFGKRKEAAGSLPSFPHLVTPDPGALGQVAQQPFRPQALAKYSRHFEGPAPQLPVAAQRIASNAASVPAGPLHSWTSEVGAVDPFISAPFHFKAPQEKP from the exons ATGAAGAAATTCTTTGACTCTCGTCGGGAGTTGGTGAGCTCCGGGCCTGGATCTGGAGCCGGTGGAGGAGGCGCTGGATCCGGCGGCGGAGACAGCTTCATCGGACGGGTCTTCACCATTGGACGGTATCAGGTGACCGTGGAGGAAATTGTCGCAGAAG GAGGTTTTGCCATAGTTTTTCTGGTGCGGACTCATCAAGGCGTACGTTGTGCGCTCAAACGGATGTATGTCAACAATGACAATGATCTGCAAGTCTGTCAACTTGAGATTCAGATCATG AGGGACCTAGTGGGCAACAAAAACATAGTTGGTTTCCTGGACTCCAGCATTACAGCAGTTGGAGCTGGCGATGTTTGGGAAGTCCTAATCTTAATGGACTTCTGTCGAG GTGGGCAGGTGGTTAACCTAATGAACCAGCGGCTGCAGACGGGCTTCACTGAGGCCGAGGTGCTTCAGATCTTTTGTGACACGTGCGAGGCGCTCGCTCGTCTCCACCAGTGCAATACTCCAATCGTCCATCGAGATCTTAAG GTGGAAAATATCCTTCTGCACGACCGGGGACATTATGTGCTCTGTGATTTTGGAAGTGCCACCAACCGCTTCCAAAACCCTCAGACAGAGGGGGtgccagtggtggaggaggaaatCAAAAA GTACACGACTCTGTCATACCGCGCTCCAGAGATGGTCAACCTCTACGCTGGAATGATTATCACTACAAAGGCTGACATTTGG GCCATGGGTTGTCTACTCTACAAGCTGTGCTACTTCACGGTTCCTTTCGGGGAGAGCCAGGTGGCTATCTGTGATGGAAGTTTCACTATTCCAGACAACTCCCGCTATTCCCAGGACATGCACTGTCTCATCA GATACATGCTGGAACCTGACCCAGATAAGAGACCAGACATCtaccaaatatcctactttgcCTTTAAACTGGCTAGACGAGAGTGTCCAGTCCCGAATGTACAT AATTCCCCGATTCCCGCAAAACTTCCCGAGCCCATCAGAGCCAGTGACGCAGTGGCCAAAAAGAGTCATATCAAAGCCAG GCTCTCAGACCCCACTCCTACCTTGGAAACCTCAATCGCACCTCGCCAACGACCCAAAGCTGGCCAGGCTCAACCTCAGCCGATATCATGCATCCTCCCCATCCAGCCAGCTCTCACCCCCCGCAAGAGACCCAATGTGTCCTCTGGAGCCCCCCAGGCCATAG GTGTTGGTATCAATGtccctcctccagctgcagccgCTGTCCAAGCAGCTCAACAGACTCCTGCTGCCCCTCAGACCCCTCCGACCGCCAACATGCAGCCGCAGGCGACCCCTCAGCACCAGCAGCTCCTCATGAAGCAACAGCAAGCCGCCGCCTTCCTGAGTCCACAGAGCAACCAGCAG cagcagcagcagcagcagcagcagcagcatgtagCTCCTGTCCATGAACCCACAGCTTCTCACCTGACCCCCATCCCAGAGTCTGCAGCGGTTGGTCCCTCGGCGGACCCAGAG ACGGCCGGCCGGTTGATTCACAAAGTCGGCTCCCTGACACCCCCCTCGTCGCCAAAGATGGCCCCGAAGAGCGGCCACCGACGCATATTGAGCGATGTCACTCACAGCGCCGTGTTCGGGGTCCCAGTCAGCAAGTCCACCCAGCTCCTGCAGGCGGCCGCAGCTGAGGCCAGCCTCAACAAGTCCAA ATCAGCCAGCACGACTCCCTCCGGCTCCCCCTGCTCGTCCCAGCAGAGCGTCTATCATCCAGGTGACTCTGACGCCAAATCCGCCCCAACTGCAGCCAACAATCAGCCCAGCTGGAACCCCTTTGGGGACGATAACTTCTCCAAGCTCACAGCCGAGGAGCTGCTCAACAAAGACTTTGCAAAGCTCGCCGAGA CTGCTGCGCCAGGAGAGAAGGTCACGGGCTCCAATGAAAATCTCATATCCGGGATCAATGCTTTTCCTG CCGAAAGACCGTCAGACATCATGAGTGCAGGTTCAGCGGTGTTGCCAGCCCCGGACCCTTTTaatcccctctccctctctgacaCCGCAG AGAAGCTGATCGAGGGTCTGAAGTCCCCTGAATCTTCTCTGCTGCTCGCCGACCTCCTAACTCCAGCCAACCCCTTCAACAGTTATTCAGAGAGCTCCAGCCATG TGAACTCGGAGATGTGTGTGGATTCACTGATTCCCGGGTTGGAAGCCCCCCGGCGACACTCGGGCCAGCCTGAGCTCATCCCCGCCAGCATAACAG ACTCTCTCACTGGGGAGGACTCTCTGCTGGGCTGTGATCTGTTCTCTCGTGCTACTCTTCACGGAAACCAGTGTGTTTCTGCTCTcccaccctcctcctcctcagctcCTCCTGGATCCTGTCTGGAGGAGCTGCCGGCTGCTCAGACAGCTTCTG ACTCTACTTTCCTCATGTCGTGTGGGGAGAAGGGCAATGACGACGAGTTTGACCCTATTCCTGTGCTCATCTCCAAAAACTCAAACCAAG ATGCTCCAGGTGAGAGTAATGGCTACTCTGTGCTTGGGGAGGGACAGGAGACTGAACCTCGAGATTTTGAAGCAAACCAGGTCTGTGTGCACTCCAGcgatgatgaagaggaagaggaggaggaagaagaagaagcccaTGAAGAGGAGCAGCAGGATGAGGAAGCCGTTGAGAATGACACAGCAGCTCTGGACTGCAGCGGCTCCAGACCTCTGCTGATGGACTCGGAGGACGAAGAAGAACCCGGCTTAGCCCTCAGCTCGTCGCCGGACCCCAGCGCTGCACCAACACAACCACCTACCTTCCACCAACCTCCTCCGAGCACATTCTTTCAGAATCATGTACACGAGCCAGCGAAAGCGGCAGATGCTGCTGCCGATGTTTTCTCCAAAGCCCCTTTTCCCATCACACAAGATGAATCGGCCGATGTGTTCGCCAACGCTCCGTTTCCATGCGCCTACGTTGCGGCGCCGCCGCAGCCGTTCGATGTGTTTGCTCAGGCTCCGTTTGGGAAGAGAAAGGAGGCCGCAGGGTCTCTGCCCTCGTTCCCTCATCTCGTGACCCCCGACCCAGGAGCGCTGGGACAAGTTGCCCAACAGCCTTTCCGCCCACAAGCTCTGGCCAAATATTCGCGACACTTTGAGGGACCCGCGCCCCAGCTGCCAGTAGCAGCTCAGCGCATCGCTTCGAACGCGGCCTCAGTGCCTGCTGGACCTCTTCACTCATGGACCTCAGAAGTGGGCGCTGTGGACCCTTTCATCTCGGCGCCCTTTCACTTCAAGGCCCCGCAAGAAAAGCCCTAA
- the LOC117452017 gene encoding AP2-associated protein kinase 1-like isoform X4, producing MKKFFDSRRELVSSGPGSGAGGGGAGSGGGDSFIGRVFTIGRYQVTVEEIVAEGGFAIVFLVRTHQGVRCALKRMYVNNDNDLQVCQLEIQIMRDLVGNKNIVGFLDSSITAVGAGDVWEVLILMDFCRGGQVVNLMNQRLQTGFTEAEVLQIFCDTCEALARLHQCNTPIVHRDLKVENILLHDRGHYVLCDFGSATNRFQNPQTEGVPVVEEEIKKYTTLSYRAPEMVNLYAGMIITTKADIWAMGCLLYKLCYFTVPFGESQVAICDGSFTIPDNSRYSQDMHCLIRYMLEPDPDKRPDIYQISYFAFKLARRECPVPNVHNSPIPAKLPEPIRASDAVAKKSHIKARLSDPTPTLETSIAPRQRPKAGQAQPQPISCILPIQPALTPRKRPNVSSGAPQAIGVGINVPPPAAAAVQAAQQTPAAPQTPPTANMQPQATPQHQQLLMKQQQAAAFLSPQSNQQQQQQQQQQQHVAPVHEPTASHLTPIPESAAVGPSADPETAGRLIHKVGSLTPPSSPKMAPKSGHRRILSDVTHSAVFGVPVSKSTQLLQAAAAEASLNKSKSASTTPSGSPCSSQQSVYHPGDSDAKSAPTAANNQPSWNPFGDDNFSKLTAEELLNKDFAKLAETAAPGEKVTGSNENLISGINAFPAERPSDIMSAGSAVLPAPDPFNPLSLSDTAEKLIEGLKSPESSLLLADLLTPANPFNSYSESSSHVNSEMCVDSLIPGLEAPRRHSGQPELIPASITDSLTGEDSLLGCDLFSRATLHGNQCVSALPPSSSSAPPGSCLEELPAAQTASDAPGESNGYSVLGEGQETEPRDFEANQVCVHSSDDEEEEEEEEEEAHEEEQQDEEAVENDTAALDCSGSRPLLMDSEDEEEPGLALSSSPDPSAAPTQPPTFHQPPPSTFFQNHVHEPAKAADAAADVFSKAPFPITQDESADVFANAPFPCAYVAAPPQPFDVFAQAPFGKRKEAAGSLPSFPHLVTPDPGALGQVAQQPFRPQALAKYSRHFEGPAPQLPVAAQRIASNAASVPAGPLHSWTSEVGAVDPFISAPFHFKAPQEKP from the exons ATGAAGAAATTCTTTGACTCTCGTCGGGAGTTGGTGAGCTCCGGGCCTGGATCTGGAGCCGGTGGAGGAGGCGCTGGATCCGGCGGCGGAGACAGCTTCATCGGACGGGTCTTCACCATTGGACGGTATCAGGTGACCGTGGAGGAAATTGTCGCAGAAG GAGGTTTTGCCATAGTTTTTCTGGTGCGGACTCATCAAGGCGTACGTTGTGCGCTCAAACGGATGTATGTCAACAATGACAATGATCTGCAAGTCTGTCAACTTGAGATTCAGATCATG AGGGACCTAGTGGGCAACAAAAACATAGTTGGTTTCCTGGACTCCAGCATTACAGCAGTTGGAGCTGGCGATGTTTGGGAAGTCCTAATCTTAATGGACTTCTGTCGAG GTGGGCAGGTGGTTAACCTAATGAACCAGCGGCTGCAGACGGGCTTCACTGAGGCCGAGGTGCTTCAGATCTTTTGTGACACGTGCGAGGCGCTCGCTCGTCTCCACCAGTGCAATACTCCAATCGTCCATCGAGATCTTAAG GTGGAAAATATCCTTCTGCACGACCGGGGACATTATGTGCTCTGTGATTTTGGAAGTGCCACCAACCGCTTCCAAAACCCTCAGACAGAGGGGGtgccagtggtggaggaggaaatCAAAAA GTACACGACTCTGTCATACCGCGCTCCAGAGATGGTCAACCTCTACGCTGGAATGATTATCACTACAAAGGCTGACATTTGG GCCATGGGTTGTCTACTCTACAAGCTGTGCTACTTCACGGTTCCTTTCGGGGAGAGCCAGGTGGCTATCTGTGATGGAAGTTTCACTATTCCAGACAACTCCCGCTATTCCCAGGACATGCACTGTCTCATCA GATACATGCTGGAACCTGACCCAGATAAGAGACCAGACATCtaccaaatatcctactttgcCTTTAAACTGGCTAGACGAGAGTGTCCAGTCCCGAATGTACAT AATTCCCCGATTCCCGCAAAACTTCCCGAGCCCATCAGAGCCAGTGACGCAGTGGCCAAAAAGAGTCATATCAAAGCCAG GCTCTCAGACCCCACTCCTACCTTGGAAACCTCAATCGCACCTCGCCAACGACCCAAAGCTGGCCAGGCTCAACCTCAGCCGATATCATGCATCCTCCCCATCCAGCCAGCTCTCACCCCCCGCAAGAGACCCAATGTGTCCTCTGGAGCCCCCCAGGCCATAG GTGTTGGTATCAATGtccctcctccagctgcagccgCTGTCCAAGCAGCTCAACAGACTCCTGCTGCCCCTCAGACCCCTCCGACCGCCAACATGCAGCCGCAGGCGACCCCTCAGCACCAGCAGCTCCTCATGAAGCAACAGCAAGCCGCCGCCTTCCTGAGTCCACAGAGCAACCAGCAG cagcagcagcagcagcagcagcagcagcatgtagCTCCTGTCCATGAACCCACAGCTTCTCACCTGACCCCCATCCCAGAGTCTGCAGCGGTTGGTCCCTCGGCGGACCCAGAG ACGGCCGGCCGGTTGATTCACAAAGTCGGCTCCCTGACACCCCCCTCGTCGCCAAAGATGGCCCCGAAGAGCGGCCACCGACGCATATTGAGCGATGTCACTCACAGCGCCGTGTTCGGGGTCCCAGTCAGCAAGTCCACCCAGCTCCTGCAGGCGGCCGCAGCTGAGGCCAGCCTCAACAAGTCCAA ATCAGCCAGCACGACTCCCTCCGGCTCCCCCTGCTCGTCCCAGCAGAGCGTCTATCATCCAGGTGACTCTGACGCCAAATCCGCCCCAACTGCAGCCAACAATCAGCCCAGCTGGAACCCCTTTGGGGACGATAACTTCTCCAAGCTCACAGCCGAGGAGCTGCTCAACAAAGACTTTGCAAAGCTCGCCGAGA CTGCTGCGCCAGGAGAGAAGGTCACGGGCTCCAATGAAAATCTCATATCCGGGATCAATGCTTTTCCTG CCGAAAGACCGTCAGACATCATGAGTGCAGGTTCAGCGGTGTTGCCAGCCCCGGACCCTTTTaatcccctctccctctctgacaCCGCAG AGAAGCTGATCGAGGGTCTGAAGTCCCCTGAATCTTCTCTGCTGCTCGCCGACCTCCTAACTCCAGCCAACCCCTTCAACAGTTATTCAGAGAGCTCCAGCCATG TGAACTCGGAGATGTGTGTGGATTCACTGATTCCCGGGTTGGAAGCCCCCCGGCGACACTCGGGCCAGCCTGAGCTCATCCCCGCCAGCATAACAG ACTCTCTCACTGGGGAGGACTCTCTGCTGGGCTGTGATCTGTTCTCTCGTGCTACTCTTCACGGAAACCAGTGTGTTTCTGCTCTcccaccctcctcctcctcagctcCTCCTGGATCCTGTCTGGAGGAGCTGCCGGCTGCTCAGACAGCTTCTG ATGCTCCAGGTGAGAGTAATGGCTACTCTGTGCTTGGGGAGGGACAGGAGACTGAACCTCGAGATTTTGAAGCAAACCAGGTCTGTGTGCACTCCAGcgatgatgaagaggaagaggaggaggaagaagaagaagcccaTGAAGAGGAGCAGCAGGATGAGGAAGCCGTTGAGAATGACACAGCAGCTCTGGACTGCAGCGGCTCCAGACCTCTGCTGATGGACTCGGAGGACGAAGAAGAACCCGGCTTAGCCCTCAGCTCGTCGCCGGACCCCAGCGCTGCACCAACACAACCACCTACCTTCCACCAACCTCCTCCGAGCACATTCTTTCAGAATCATGTACACGAGCCAGCGAAAGCGGCAGATGCTGCTGCCGATGTTTTCTCCAAAGCCCCTTTTCCCATCACACAAGATGAATCGGCCGATGTGTTCGCCAACGCTCCGTTTCCATGCGCCTACGTTGCGGCGCCGCCGCAGCCGTTCGATGTGTTTGCTCAGGCTCCGTTTGGGAAGAGAAAGGAGGCCGCAGGGTCTCTGCCCTCGTTCCCTCATCTCGTGACCCCCGACCCAGGAGCGCTGGGACAAGTTGCCCAACAGCCTTTCCGCCCACAAGCTCTGGCCAAATATTCGCGACACTTTGAGGGACCCGCGCCCCAGCTGCCAGTAGCAGCTCAGCGCATCGCTTCGAACGCGGCCTCAGTGCCTGCTGGACCTCTTCACTCATGGACCTCAGAAGTGGGCGCTGTGGACCCTTTCATCTCGGCGCCCTTTCACTTCAAGGCCCCGCAAGAAAAGCCCTAA